The stretch of DNA CGCTTCAGGAAACCGCGTGGTGAGCGTCTGGCCGTCAGACGTCGGCCCGACGAACGTGTGCATGCCCCGGAACTGGCCGTCCGCCGTCCAGACCCAGACCTCGTGAATGGTCACGTCTGGGGCATCCTGAGCCGTCACCAGCTCGACCCCGGCCAGCGGTCCCGGTTGCGCGAGGTCGATCTCCATCCAGGTGGGAGCGCCCTTGTTCAGGTAGCCGGCGGTCTCCACCTTGCCGTCGAGCATCTCAGCCGAGCCGGGCGCACCGCCTTCCAGCCGAATCGCCCGGCCGGCCGCCAGGTTGCCCGTCGAGACGTACAGCACAATCGGCTGCCGCCGGTCCTCGGCGGCCTCCTGGGGGCTGGGCTTCATCCCGGCCACGGTGTTGGCCGGGCCGGGCAAGTCGCCGCGGCTCTCGGTGGAGACGGCGCTCCAGCCAGCCCGAATCAGGAGCACGCGCGCCTCCTCGACGGGCTTTCCGAGCACGCTCGGCGGACGAATGCCGGCGCTGATCGTGACCTTGATCTCGCTGCCGCGCCGGATCCGCTTCTCGGCGGCGGTGTCCTGGGTCAGCACGATACCCTTGGGCTGGTCGTCGGTGGGGACGCTCTCGCTGGCCTTGACGGTCAGCCCGTTCGACTCCGCCAGCCCGATGGCCTCGGGGAGCGTCCGGCCGACCAGCGATGGCACGTCGGTCATCCGGAAGCCGTCGAACAGGCGCGGGATGAAGAACATGATCCCGCCGACCGCCGCCGCCACCAGGGCGGCCGTTGCCAGCAGCGGGATGATCGCCATCAAGAAGCTGCCGTCCCGGCCGCCTCGCTGCCGCTGGCGCGGCTCCGAGCGCCAGGCCGCCTGCATCGGCGTCGGCGCGGGTGGGGGCGGGGCCGTGGCGGCCGTCGTGCGGCCACTCAGGGCGAGGCGGAAGTCGGTGGCGCTGGTGATGCGCTCGCGGAGGTCTGGTTCGAGCGCCCGCCAGAGGGCCAGGTCGAGATGGGCGGGCACCTCCGGCCGGCGGCGTCGGACGGGGACCGGCGCGATGGCGGCCTGCCGGTCCTGCCCGCTGCCCGGGCCGCGCGGAGTCGTCCCGCTCAGCATCTCGTACACGACGACGGCCAGCGCATAGACATCCGTTGGCTCGTCGCCGCTGTCGCGGATAGCCAGCTCGGGCGGGGTGTAGTTGGCGCGCTGAACGGTGCCGAGCAGGGTCACGTCCGTGGCGACGGCCGCCCGCACGAAGCCGAAGTCGGTCAGCTTGGCGTTGCCG from Chloroflexota bacterium encodes:
- a CDS encoding protein kinase; the protein is MSTDPLAAGQPPFVNKRLKGRYKLGTPLGQGSLGTTYRAEDVLLQRPVAVKVLADRYADDAEFRERFMAATAAAGRLIHPHVVTVLDAGVADGRPFVVMELVEGQSLRSRINERGPLPIPDAQRLALQLAEALATAHRQRVIHGDLRPENVLIDENGNAKLTDFGFVRAAVATDVTLLGTVQRANYTPPELAIRDSGDEPTDVYALAVVVYEMLSGTTPRGPGSGQDRQAAIAPVPVRRRRPEVPAHLDLALWRALEPDLRERITSATDFRLALSGRTTAATAPPPPAPTPMQAAWRSEPRQRQRGGRDGSFLMAIIPLLATAALVAAAVGGIMFFIPRLFDGFRMTDVPSLVGRTLPEAIGLAESNGLTVKASESVPTDDQPKGIVLTQDTAAEKRIRRGSEIKVTISAGIRPPSVLGKPVEEARVLLIRAGWSAVSTESRGDLPGPANTVAGMKPSPQEAAEDRRQPIVLYVSTGNLAAGRAIRLEGGAPGSAEMLDGKVETAGYLNKGAPTWMEIDLAQPGPLAGVELVTAQDAPDVTIHEVWVWTADGQFRGMHTFVGPTSDGQTLTTRFPEAVQNVRSVRIATTQAAGRTGWREIRLFDR